In Pseudopipra pipra isolate bDixPip1 chromosome 5, bDixPip1.hap1, whole genome shotgun sequence, the following proteins share a genomic window:
- the LOC135414843 gene encoding ankyrin repeat domain-containing protein 26-like, whose product MEPKTGMQLEDQNQTLQEELSTLRGKYEKLEKSKCQLQEEVTKVHHHLETFVLDGSQTAQCKREAEERADQEISQKPQDVSLVLQAQAASQARLEQNGDSHCDSVRIQLEERIRDLESELDRVKKTQQESASRKEATRGEMEMYKDLYLEELKTRRCLDKKLERLEKLLRVDRRKLRANEEKETQSQLEEMKNRYSEKVKEVDRLRTEVAELSQQLDGESKKCTQLEAKNQDLQQELSTLRGKCENLEMDKCQLQEELAKVQHHLETNMVNRTQLEQCKREAEERADHEIRQKLREVNEFLQAQAASQDRLEQIRTSHLDSLKKQLEDRIRDLEGALQRIKSDQPERPFQKESTQAEVEMYKELYLVEAKTRKSLAKKLERADERLAEADIELFWERHRSKSAVTSRAVSIHLAASPLLDPAGLGCLGNSLGLNRSLGLRTPPRHLW is encoded by the exons atggagcctAAAACAGGCATGCAGCTAGAGGACCAAAACCAGactttgcaagaagagctgtccaCTCTGCGTGGGAAGTATGAAaaactggagaagagcaaatgccagctgcaagaagaaGTGACAAAAGTCCATCATCATTTGGAGACTTTCGTGCTGGATGGCAGCCAAACAGCACAATGTAAAAGAGAGGCGGAAGAACGAGCTGACCAGGAAATAAGTCAAAAGCCACAAGACGTCAGTCTCGTTctgcaa gcacaggcagcctccCAGGCTCGATTAGAACAAAACGGAGACAGTCATTGCGATTCAGTGAGAATCCAGTTAGAAGAAAGAATTAGAGATCTCGAAAGTGAACTGGAcagggtaaaaaaaacccaacaggaGAGTGCTTCTCGTAAAGAAGCAACGCGGGGAGAAATGGAAATGTACAAAGACCTGTACCTGGAGGAATTGAAAACTAGAAGATGCCTAgacaagaaactggaaag GttggaaaagcttctgaggGTAGATAGGAGGAAACTCAGGGctaatgaagagaaagaaacccAGTCCCAGttggaagaaatgaagaacagatattctgaaaaggTCAAGGAAGTGGATAGATTACGAACAGAG gttgctgaactttcccagcagctggacgGGGAAAGTAAAAAGTGCACGCAGctggaagccaaaaatcagGATTTGCAACAAGAGCTGTCTACCCTGCGTGGGAAGTGCGAAAACCTGGAGATGgacaaatgccagctgcaagaagagctggcaaaagTCCAGCACCATTTGGAGACTAACATGGTGAATCGCACCCAACTAGAACAATGTAAAAGAGAGGCGGAAGAACGAGCAGACCACGAAATCAGACAAAAACTCCGAGAAGTCAATGAgtttttgcaa gcacaggcagcctccCAGGACAGATTAGAACAAATCAGAACCAGTCATTTAGACTCACTGAAAAAACAGTTAGAAGACAGAATTAGAGATCTTGAAGGTGCACTGCAAAGGATAAAAAGCGACCAACCAGAAAGACCTTTTCAGAAAGAATCCACCCAGGCAGAAGTGGAAATGTACAAAGAGCTCTATCTGGTGGaagcaaaaaccagaaaaagcctagccaagaaactggaaag AGCTGATGAGAGACTTGCAGAGGCCGACATCGAGCTCTTTTGGGAGCGCCATAGAAGCAAATCTGCAGTCACAAGCAGAGCTGTCAGCATACATCTGGCTGCAAGTCCACTTCTGGATCCAGCTGGCCTGGGATGTCTTGGCAACAGTTTGGGACTGAACAGAAGTCTGGGTCTCAGAACACCACCCAGACATCTGTGGTAA
- the LOC135414847 gene encoding ankyrin repeat domain-containing protein 7-like, producing MPWLLSKKRRQSPSSTTSGQPWAATSSTSASELREEGLGRLHRAAARGDLAWLRRWRWYVKVVGIDRRDQEMRTPLHLASANGHADVLRYLLRKNSQPNLADNLKRTALMKAVQQEQEECVAILLEHGADPNLADAGGNTALHLAVLSKNTAVAGLLLEHNANSDAQNQMGFTPLKLAALLQHEEILECLLKKAADRHAQAQCER from the exons ATGCCGTGGCTTCTCAGCAAGAAGCGACGGCAGTCACcatccagcaccaccagtgggcagccctgggctgccaccagctccaccAGCGCCTCCGAgctcagggaggaggggctgggcaggctgcaccGCGCGGCCGCCCGCGGCGACCTGGCCTGGCTGAGGCGCTGGCGCTGGTATGTGAAGGTAGTCGGCATCGACAGGCGAGACCAGGAGATGCG gacaccTCTGCATCTCGCTTCGGCAAATGGCCATGCAGATGTCCTTAGATATCTgctaagaaagaacagccagcCGAATCTCGCTGACAACTTGAAGAGAACGGCACTGATGAAG GCAgtacagcaggagcaggaagaatgtgTTGCTATTCTGCTGGAACACGGTGCCGACCCGAATCTGGCAGACGCTGGCGGCAACACTGCCCTTCACCTGGCTGTCCTATCTAAAAATACAGCTGTAGCAGGGCTGTTACTCGAGCATAATGCCAATAGTGATGCTCAGAACCAG ATGGGATTTACTCCCTTAAAACTTGCAGCCCTCCTACAGCATGAGGAGATTCTGGAGTGCCTTCTGAAAAAAGCAGCTGACAGGCATGCTCAAGCCCAGTGTGAAAGGTAA